From a region of the Streptomyces sp. NBC_01454 genome:
- the recR gene encoding recombination mediator RecR, producing the protein MYEGVVQDLIDELGRLPGVGPKSAQRIAFHILQAEPTDVRRLANALMEVKAKVRFCGTCGNVAQEEQCRVCLDPRRDPAVICVVEEPKDVVAIERTREFRGRYHVLGGAISPIEGVGPDDLRIRELLARLADGTVTELILATDPNLEGEATATYLARMIKPMGLRVTRLASGLPVGGDLEYADEVTLGRAFEGRRLLDV; encoded by the coding sequence GTGTATGAAGGCGTGGTTCAGGACCTGATCGACGAGCTGGGCAGGCTGCCCGGCGTCGGTCCCAAGAGCGCGCAGCGGATCGCCTTCCACATTCTTCAGGCCGAGCCGACCGATGTCCGCCGGCTCGCGAACGCGCTGATGGAGGTCAAGGCGAAGGTCCGGTTCTGCGGCACCTGCGGCAATGTGGCGCAGGAGGAGCAGTGCCGGGTCTGCCTGGACCCGAGGCGCGATCCGGCGGTCATCTGCGTCGTGGAGGAGCCCAAGGACGTCGTGGCGATCGAGCGGACCCGTGAGTTCCGCGGTCGCTACCACGTCCTCGGTGGGGCGATCAGCCCGATCGAGGGCGTGGGCCCCGACGACCTGCGGATCAGGGAACTGCTGGCCAGGCTCGCGGACGGCACCGTCACCGAGCTGATTTTGGCCACCGACCCGAATCTGGAGGGCGAGGCCACGGCCACCTATCTGGCCCGCATGATCAAACCCATGGGCCTGAGAGTGACGCGACTGGCCAGCGGACTGCCGGTCGGGGGCGATCTGGAGTACGCGGACGAGGTCACGCTCGGGCGGGCCTTCGAAGGGAGGAGACTTCTCGATGTCTGA
- a CDS encoding DUF5063 domain-containing protein — protein sequence MSDATLHNATQDPDDFAVSISDSIESFIVAVTEVAKGDEPDSAVPFLLLEISQLLLTGGRLGAHEDFVPDERYEPDIGPEPDVDELRERFATLLEPVDVYSEVFDPYVPRSEPVASRISDDLADIITDLRHGLAHYRAGRVSEALWWWQFSYLSNWGPTASAALRALQSLVAHVRLDQPLVELDGLDTDSDVTADEERLAEEAGKVMAAEIAGPLGLRGS from the coding sequence ATGTCTGATGCCACGCTGCACAACGCGACACAGGACCCGGACGACTTCGCCGTATCGATCTCCGACTCGATCGAGAGCTTCATCGTTGCGGTGACCGAGGTCGCCAAGGGTGACGAGCCGGACAGCGCGGTGCCCTTCCTGCTGCTGGAGATCTCCCAGCTGCTGCTGACCGGCGGCCGCCTGGGGGCTCACGAGGACTTCGTTCCCGACGAGCGGTACGAGCCGGACATCGGCCCGGAACCGGACGTCGACGAGCTGCGCGAGCGCTTCGCGACCCTGCTCGAACCGGTGGACGTCTACTCCGAGGTCTTCGACCCGTACGTGCCGCGCAGCGAGCCGGTCGCCAGCCGGATCTCCGACGACCTGGCCGACATCATCACCGATCTGCGCCACGGCCTGGCGCACTACCGCGCGGGCCGGGTCAGCGAGGCCCTGTGGTGGTGGCAGTTCTCCTACCTTTCCAACTGGGGCCCGACCGCCTCGGCCGCCCTGCGCGCGCTGCAGTCGCTGGTCGCCCACGTACGCCTCGACCAGCCGCTGGTCGAGCTGGACGGCCTGGACACCGACAGCGACGTCACCGCCGACGAGGAGCGGCTCGCCGAGGAGGCCGGCAAGGTCATGGCGGCCGAGATCGCGGGCCCGCTGGGGCTGCGGGGAAGCTGA
- a CDS encoding aspartate-semialdehyde dehydrogenase has protein sequence MIPAEAGRPSHADTAGADARSAARPQLAVVGATGTVGGVLLGILSERADIWGEIRLIASPRSAGRKLTVRGTEVEVVALSEEAFDGIDVAMFDVPDEVSARWAPVAVSKGVVVVDNSGAFRMAPDVPLVVPEVNAHTARVRPRGIIANPNCTTLSMIVALGALHAEYGLSELIVSSYQAVSGVGKAGIDTLRGQLSAVSGTELGTAPGDVRRAAGDTLGPFPAPIALNVVPWAGSLQEDGWSSEELKIRNESRKILGLPDLPVTATCVRVPVITTHSLTVHARFENEVTVRGAHEILAAAPGVVLCDDPGEDEYPTPSDVVGTDPTWVGRVRRSLDDPRALELFVCGDNLRKGAALNTAQLGELVAAELRGRHSRR, from the coding sequence ATGATTCCGGCCGAGGCGGGCCGTCCGTCCCACGCTGACACGGCGGGGGCGGACGCCCGCTCGGCCGCCAGGCCACAGCTCGCCGTCGTCGGTGCCACGGGCACCGTCGGCGGCGTTCTGCTGGGCATCCTCTCCGAGCGGGCCGACATCTGGGGCGAGATCCGGCTGATCGCCTCCCCCCGCTCGGCCGGCCGCAAGCTGACCGTGCGGGGCACGGAGGTCGAGGTCGTCGCGCTGAGCGAGGAGGCCTTCGACGGTATCGACGTGGCGATGTTCGACGTCCCCGACGAGGTCTCCGCGCGCTGGGCGCCGGTCGCGGTGTCCAAGGGCGTGGTGGTCGTGGACAACTCCGGCGCGTTCCGGATGGCCCCGGACGTGCCGCTGGTCGTCCCCGAGGTCAATGCGCACACGGCCCGGGTGCGCCCGCGCGGCATCATCGCCAACCCGAACTGCACGACGCTCTCGATGATCGTCGCGCTGGGGGCGCTGCATGCCGAGTACGGGCTGAGCGAGCTGATCGTCTCCTCCTACCAGGCCGTTTCCGGGGTGGGGAAGGCCGGCATCGACACCTTGCGGGGGCAGCTGTCCGCGGTGTCCGGCACGGAGCTGGGGACCGCACCCGGCGATGTGCGAAGGGCCGCCGGGGACACGCTGGGGCCGTTCCCGGCGCCGATCGCGCTCAATGTGGTGCCCTGGGCCGGCTCGCTCCAGGAGGACGGCTGGTCCTCCGAGGAGCTCAAGATCCGCAACGAGTCCCGCAAGATCCTCGGGCTGCCGGACCTGCCGGTCACCGCGACCTGCGTACGGGTGCCGGTGATCACGACCCACTCGCTGACCGTGCACGCCCGTTTCGAGAACGAGGTCACGGTCCGCGGCGCCCACGAGATCCTGGCCGCGGCGCCCGGAGTGGTCCTGTGCGACGATCCGGGCGAGGACGAGTACCCCACCCCGTCCGATGTCGTCGGTACGGATCCGACCTGGGTCGGGCGGGTGCGCCGTTCGCTGGACGACCCGCGGGCGCTGGAGCTGTTCGTGTGCGGGGACAATCTGCGCAAGGGGGCGGCGCTGAACACCGCGCAGCTGGGGGAGCTGGTGGCGGCGGAGCTGCGGGGGCGGCACTCCCGGAGGTAG
- a CDS encoding aspartate kinase, translating to MGLVVQKYGGSSVADAEGIKRVAKRVVEAKKNGNQVVVVVSAMGDTTDELIDLAQEVSPIPSGREFDMLLTAGERISMALLAMAIKNLGHEAQSFTGSQAGVITDSVHNKARIIDVTPGRIKTSVDEGNIAIVAGFQGVSQDKKDITTLGRGGSDTTAVALAAALDADVCEIYTDVDGVFTSDPRVVKKARKIDWISFEDMLELASSGSKVLLHRCVEYARRYNIPIHVRSSFSGLQGTWVSNEPQGDQPMEQAIISGVAHDTSEAKVTVVGVPDKPGEAARIFRAIADSEVNIDMVVQNVSAASTGLTDISFTLPKTEGRKAVAALEKTRAAVGFDSLRYDDQIAKISLVGAGMKTNPGVTATFFEALSNAGVNIELISTSEIRISVVTRADDVNEAVRAVHTAFGLDTDSDEAVVYGGTGR from the coding sequence GTGGGCCTTGTCGTGCAGAAGTACGGCGGCTCATCCGTTGCGGATGCCGAGGGCATCAAGCGCGTTGCCAAGCGAGTCGTCGAGGCCAAGAAGAACGGCAACCAGGTTGTCGTGGTGGTTTCGGCGATGGGCGACACGACGGACGAGCTGATCGATCTCGCGCAGGAAGTGTCCCCGATTCCGTCGGGGCGCGAGTTCGACATGCTGCTGACCGCCGGAGAGCGGATCTCCATGGCCCTGCTGGCGATGGCGATCAAAAACCTCGGTCACGAGGCGCAGTCCTTCACCGGTAGCCAGGCCGGTGTCATCACCGATTCCGTGCACAACAAGGCACGGATCATCGATGTCACGCCGGGCCGTATCAAGACCTCCGTCGACGAGGGCAACATCGCCATCGTCGCCGGCTTCCAGGGCGTGTCCCAGGACAAGAAGGACATCACGACGCTGGGCCGCGGCGGGTCGGACACGACCGCCGTCGCGCTGGCGGCCGCCCTGGACGCCGATGTCTGTGAGATCTACACCGATGTGGACGGTGTCTTCACCTCCGACCCGCGGGTCGTGAAGAAGGCCCGGAAGATCGACTGGATCTCCTTCGAGGACATGCTGGAGCTGGCCAGCTCCGGATCCAAGGTGCTGCTGCACCGCTGCGTCGAGTACGCACGCCGTTACAACATCCCGATCCATGTCCGTTCGTCCTTCTCGGGACTGCAGGGCACGTGGGTCAGCAACGAACCGCAAGGGGACCAGCCGATGGAGCAGGCAATCATCTCGGGCGTCGCACATGACACCTCCGAGGCGAAGGTCACGGTCGTCGGAGTCCCGGACAAGCCGGGCGAGGCCGCGCGCATCTTCCGTGCGATCGCGGACTCCGAGGTCAACATCGACATGGTCGTGCAGAACGTGTCCGCCGCGTCGACCGGTCTGACCGACATCTCCTTCACGCTGCCCAAGACGGAGGGCCGTAAGGCCGTCGCGGCCCTGGAGAAGACCCGTGCGGCGGTCGGCTTCGACTCGCTGCGCTACGACGACCAGATCGCCAAGATCTCCCTGGTCGGCGCCGGTATGAAGACCAACCCGGGCGTCACGGCGACCTTCTTCGAGGCGCTGTCGAACGCGGGCGTGAACATCGAGCTCATCTCGACCTCCGAGATCCGCATCTCGGTCGTCACCCGCGCCGATGACGTGAACGAGGCCGTGCGCGCCGTCCACACCGCCTTCGGACTCGACACCGACAGTGACGAGGCCGTGGTCTATGGCGGCACCGGGCGATGA
- a CDS encoding YbaB/EbfC family nucleoid-associated protein, translated as MIPGGQPNMQQLLQQAQKMQQDLAAAQQELAETPVEGSAGGGLVKATVTGSGELTGLVIDPKAVDTDSAEETAETIADLILAAVRDANASAQQLQQQKLGPLAQGLGGGGIPGLPF; from the coding sequence GTGATCCCCGGTGGTCAGCCCAATATGCAGCAGCTGCTTCAGCAGGCCCAGAAGATGCAGCAGGATCTCGCGGCCGCCCAGCAGGAACTCGCGGAGACACCCGTCGAGGGCTCCGCGGGCGGCGGCCTGGTCAAGGCCACGGTGACCGGCTCCGGTGAGCTCACGGGCCTGGTCATCGACCCCAAGGCGGTCGACACCGACTCCGCGGAGGAGACGGCCGAGACGATCGCCGACCTCATCCTGGCGGCGGTCCGGGACGCCAACGCCAGCGCCCAGCAGCTGCAGCAGCAGAAGCTCGGCCCGCTCGCCCAGGGTCTGGGCGGTGGCGGGATCCCCGGTCTCCCCTTCTGA